From uncultured Methanobrevibacter sp., the proteins below share one genomic window:
- a CDS encoding DUF126 domain-containing protein, whose protein sequence is MIECRNIAKGKAKGELIVSTEPISFLGGVNPENGEIIDPTHELKGEIIKDKVLFIPGGKGSTVGSYVIFQMMKNNTAPKAIICLNAEPIIATGAIMSDIPMVDSPAETKDLTNGTLVEVDGDSGTIEIL, encoded by the coding sequence ATGATTGAATGTAGAAATATTGCAAAAGGAAAAGCAAAAGGTGAATTAATTGTTTCCACAGAACCTATTAGTTTTTTAGGTGGTGTAAATCCTGAAAATGGGGAAATCATTGATCCCACTCATGAACTAAAAGGAGAAATAATTAAAGATAAAGTTTTATTCATCCCTGGAGGAAAAGGATCTACTGTTGGGTCATATGTTATTTTCCAAATGATGAAGAACAATACGGCTCCAAAAGCAATAATTTGCCTAAATGCCGAACCGATTATAGCTACTGGTGCTATTATGTCTGATATCCCAATGGTGGATTCACCGGCTGAAACTAAAGATTTGACAAATGGAACTTTAGTCGAAGTTGATGGGGATAGTGGAACTATAGAAATATTGTAG
- a CDS encoding zinc-ribbon domain-containing protein, whose product MVICPECGKDVKDAKFCSNCGALLQQKEEKQTVEIEDVDQKEDVNVDVNDSEEKESAEVIPSESKQESKKYKFCRNCGYELTGDYKFCPECGYDLSGRVTANRSSVPSANSGEKSLVLAVILSVIFPGLGQIYLGLNQKGILFIVGYIISAVLIFLLIGFLLVLVVWIWALVDVVQSTNAINNGEYVEDKLF is encoded by the coding sequence ATGGTAATTTGTCCTGAATGTGGAAAAGATGTAAAAGATGCAAAGTTTTGTTCTAATTGCGGAGCTTTACTTCAACAGAAAGAAGAAAAACAAACTGTTGAAATTGAAGATGTTGATCAAAAAGAAGACGTCAATGTCGATGTAAATGATTCTGAAGAAAAAGAGAGTGCTGAAGTAATTCCATCCGAATCAAAACAGGAATCTAAAAAATATAAATTTTGTAGAAATTGTGGTTATGAATTAACTGGCGATTATAAGTTCTGTCCTGAATGCGGGTATGATTTGTCCGGAAGAGTAACTGCTAATCGAAGTTCTGTTCCGTCCGCCAATTCCGGTGAAAAGAGTTTGGTATTGGCAGTTATTTTAAGTGTAATTTTCCCGGGCCTTGGTCAGATTTATTTGGGTCTTAACCAGAAAGGTATTCTATTCATAGTGGGTTATATCATATCTGCAGTTTTAATTTTCTTGTTAATTGGATTTTTATTAGTTCTTGTGGTATGGATTTGGGCATTAGTCGATGTAGTACAATCAACAAATGCAATCAATAACGGTGAATATGTTGAAGACAAGTTATTTTAA